A single window of Papio anubis isolate 15944 chromosome 8, Panubis1.0, whole genome shotgun sequence DNA harbors:
- the LOC101001092 gene encoding LOW QUALITY PROTEIN: putative pituitary tumor-transforming gene 3 protein (The sequence of the model RefSeq protein was modified relative to this genomic sequence to represent the inferred CDS: substituted 1 base at 1 genomic stop codon) gives MATLIYVDKENGEPGTLVAAKDGLKLGSGPSITALDGRSXVSTPRFGKTFNVLPALPKATRKALGTVNRATERSVKTNGPLKQKQPIFYAKKMTEKTVKAKSSVPASDDAYPEIEKLFPFSSLGFESFDLPEEHQIPHLPLSGVPLMILDEERELEKLFQLDPPSPVKMPSPPWESNLLQSPSSILLTLDVELPPVCSDIDILNFLVL, from the coding sequence ATGGCTACTCTGATCTATGTTGATAAGGAAAATGGAGAACCAGGTACCCTTGTGGCTGCAAAGGATGGGCTGAAGCTGGGGTCTGGACCTTCAATCACAGCCTTAGATGGGAGATCTTAAGTTTCAACACCACGTTTCGGCAAAACATTCAATGTTCTACCAGCCTTACCTAAAGCTACCAGGAAGGCTTTGGGAACTGTCAACAGAGCTACAGAAAGGTCAGTAAAGACCAATGGACCCCTTAAACAAAAACAGCCAATCTTTTATGCCAAAAAGATGACTGAGAAGACTGTTAAAGCAAAAAGCTCTGTTCCTGCCTCAGATGATGCCtatccagaaatagaaaaattattccCCTTCAGTTCTCTAGGCTTTGAGAGTTTTGACCTGCCTGAAGAGCACCAGATTCCACATCTCCCCTTGAGTGGAGTGCCTCTCATGATCCTTGATGAGGAGAGAGAGCTTGAAAAGCTGTTTCAGCTAGACCCCCCTTCACCTGTGAAGATGCCCTCTCCACCATGGGAATCCAATCTGCTGCAGTCTCCTTCAAGCATTCTGTTGACCCTGGATGTTGAATTGCCACCTGTTTGTTCTgacatagatattttaaatttcttagtgCTTTAG